The following proteins are co-located in the Acipenser ruthenus chromosome 35, fAciRut3.2 maternal haplotype, whole genome shotgun sequence genome:
- the LOC131705091 gene encoding histone H2A-like: protein MSGRGKTGGKARAKAKTRSSRAGLQFPVGRVHRLLRKGNYAQRVGAGAPVYLAAVLEYLTAEILELAGNAARDNKKTRIIPRHLQLAVRNDEELNKLMGGVTIAQGGVLPNIQAVLLPKKTEKPAKK from the coding sequence ATGTCTGGAAGAGGAAAGACTGGCGGTAAAGCTCGTGCTAAAGCAAAGACTCGCtcctccagggcaggactgcagttcccagtcggTCGTGTTCACAGGCTACTGCGGAAGGGAAATTATGCCCAGCGTGTGGGCGCTGGAGCCCCGGTCTATCTGGCCGCtgtgctcgagtacctgactgctgaaatcctggaACTGGCCGGGAATGCCGCCCGGGACAAtaagaaaaccagaatcatcccgcgtcacctgcaactcgctgtccgcaacgacgaggagctcaacaagctgatgggaggcgtcaccatcgctcagggcggagtgctgcccaacatccaggccgtgctgctgcccaagaaaaccgagaagccagCCAAGAAATAA